The Humulus lupulus chromosome 4, drHumLupu1.1, whole genome shotgun sequence genome has a window encoding:
- the LOC133830504 gene encoding PHD finger-containing protein 5-like, giving the protein MRKHILLRFNIPVSTGLTWSLLIEKVCEICGGKNPRSEFLLVTCSVCNTTCEHVYCMGRKVKHEVPQDWVCESCLTGSDSISMESEERVALESFQEDEAVTRAIRNEQFSGTTVARLSTFNESKDMAHVIARSHGGDGGGCDPPRGPSDISTDC; this is encoded by the exons ATGAGAAAACATATTCTACTTAGATTCAATATACCAGTTTCTACAGGCCTCACTTGGTCTCTTTTGATT GAAAAAGTTTGTGAAATTTGCGGTGGCAAGAATCCTCGTTCTGAATTTTTACTTGTAACTTGTTCTGTATGCAACACAACTTGTGAACATGT TTATTGCATGGGAAGAAAAGTAAAGCATGAGGTCCCTCAAGATTGGGTTTGCGAATCATGCCTAACTGGCAGTGACTCGATTTCGATGGAATCTGAGGAGAGAGTTGCCCTTGAATCATTCCAAGAAGATGAAGCTGTCACAAGAGCAATTAGAAATGAGCAGTTCTCAGGGACCACAGTAGCAAGACTATCCACCTTCAACGAATCGAAAG atatggctcacgttattgctcgatctcacgggggtgatggtggaggatgcgatcctccacgtggaccgtcaGATATCTCAACTGATTGTTAA